In Bacteroidota bacterium, a genomic segment contains:
- the lepA gene encoding translation elongation factor 4 — protein MKNIRNFSIIAHIDHGKSTLADRLLHITNTITDRELKEQILDDMDIERERGITIKSHAIQMEYEYKGENYILNLIDTPGHVDFSYEVSRSIKSCEGALLVVDASQGIEAQTISNLFLALEHDLTIIPVLNKIDLPGAQIEEVKDQIIDIIGCDEEDILLASAKTGDGIEYILEQVVEKIPSPSGNKEEPLQALIFDSVYNPYRGVIVYFRIFNGKLNTNDHVKFVNTAKEYQAEEIGILKLKQSPQNTIEAGNVGYLISGIKTANEIKVGDTITHVENPCDSAVKGFEDVKPMVFAGIYPIVNEEFEELRDCMEKLKLNDASLIYEPETSGALGYGFRCGFLGMLHMEIIQERLDREFDMNVITTVPNVSYKVNLTTKKQIKITNPSELPELSHIESIEEPFIKAQIISKSDFVGAIIKLCLKKRGILENQVYLTQYRVELTFSMPLSEIIFDFYDKLKTISRGYASLDYYPIGSKKSDLIKLDIMLNKDVVDALSCIIHREKAYEYGKTICQKLRKLIPRQQYEIAIQAAIGSKVISRETIKAVRKDVTAKCYGGDITRKRKLLEKQKKGKKRMKQVGNVEVPQSAFMAILSVND, from the coding sequence ATGAAAAACATTAGAAACTTCAGCATAATAGCTCACATCGACCATGGCAAAAGTACTCTTGCAGATAGATTATTGCATATTACAAATACAATAACTGACAGAGAACTTAAGGAACAAATTCTTGATGATATGGACATTGAGCGTGAAAGGGGAATTACCATTAAATCTCATGCGATTCAAATGGAATACGAATATAAGGGCGAAAATTATATTTTAAACCTGATTGATACTCCCGGGCATGTGGACTTTTCTTATGAAGTATCACGTTCAATAAAATCATGCGAAGGTGCATTACTTGTCGTTGATGCTTCTCAAGGAATTGAAGCTCAAACAATTTCAAATCTTTTTCTTGCACTTGAACACGACCTTACAATTATTCCTGTTTTAAATAAAATTGACCTTCCCGGAGCTCAGATTGAAGAAGTTAAAGATCAAATAATTGACATTATCGGTTGTGATGAAGAAGATATTCTTTTGGCAAGTGCTAAAACAGGTGATGGTATTGAATATATTCTTGAACAAGTTGTTGAAAAAATCCCTTCTCCTTCAGGAAATAAAGAAGAACCTCTGCAAGCCTTAATATTTGATTCTGTTTACAACCCTTATCGCGGTGTAATAGTTTATTTTAGAATATTTAACGGGAAATTAAATACAAATGACCACGTAAAATTTGTTAATACAGCTAAAGAATATCAAGCTGAAGAAATAGGTATTTTAAAACTAAAACAAAGTCCACAAAATACAATTGAAGCAGGTAATGTTGGTTATCTGATTTCAGGAATTAAAACTGCCAATGAAATAAAAGTTGGTGACACAATAACTCATGTTGAAAATCCATGCGATTCTGCGGTTAAAGGTTTTGAAGATGTAAAGCCAATGGTTTTTGCAGGAATTTATCCAATCGTAAACGAGGAATTTGAGGAGCTTAGAGATTGCATGGAAAAGCTAAAACTTAATGATGCTTCACTTATTTATGAACCTGAAACTTCAGGAGCATTAGGTTATGGATTTAGATGTGGTTTTTTAGGAATGCTTCACATGGAAATTATTCAGGAAAGACTTGACAGGGAATTTGATATGAATGTTATCACAACCGTGCCTAACGTTTCCTACAAAGTAAATTTAACTACAAAAAAACAAATTAAAATTACAAATCCATCTGAACTCCCTGAGCTTTCGCACATTGAATCAATTGAAGAACCTTTTATAAAAGCCCAAATAATTTCTAAATCTGATTTTGTAGGTGCTATTATTAAGTTATGTTTAAAAAAACGCGGGATACTTGAAAATCAGGTTTACCTTACTCAATATCGTGTTGAACTTACTTTTTCAATGCCTTTATCTGAGATTATTTTTGACTTTTATGATAAATTAAAAACAATTTCCCGAGGCTATGCTTCTTTGGATTATTATCCAATTGGATCAAAAAAATCTGATCTTATCAAACTTGACATAATGCTAAATAAAGATGTTGTTGATGCTTTATCGTGCATAATTCACAGGGAAAAAGCTTATGAATATGGCAAAACAATCTGTCAAAAATTACGCAAACTCATTCCACGTCAGCAATACGAAATAGCAATACAAGCAGCAATAGGTTCAAAAGTTATTTCTCGTGAAACTATAAAAGCTGTAAGAAAAGATGTTACAGCAAAATGCTATGGCGGTGATATAACACGAAAAAGAAAGCTTTTAGAAAAGCAAAAGAAAGGTAAAAAAAGAATGAAGCAAGTAGGTAATGTTGAAGTTCCTCAATCAGCATTTATGGCAATACTAAGTGTTAATGATTAA